TCCATCAGCGACTGGGCGAAGGTCTCCGCCACCCAGCGATTGGCGTTGGCCGACTGCTGGAGCCAGGCGATGGCGCGGAACGCGCCTTCCTTGTTCTTCGAGTTGGCGGCGATGCCCATGGCCCGCCCGTAGGGCAGCACGGTCACGTCGCCCCAGCTGCGGGCGACCTTGATCTTGTCGGACACCTGCGAGATCGACGAATCCGCCGCGCCCTTGGGCATGTCGGTCCACCAGTTGGCCTGCGCGATGCGGCCTTCGAAGAACACCTGCCTGCCCACGTCCCACGGCATCGACGCCGCAAGGTCCGCCGGCATGAAGTTCGTGACCTCCTTGTAGCGCGTGAGCGCCTCGATCCCGATCTCGTTGAGCAGCTTGGGCTTCATCTGCTCGTCGAACAGCTCGCCGTAGCGCACGCCGCGCTCGGCGCCGAGCTGCACGACCTGGTTGATGAAGAAGGCATAGACGAAGAAGTTGGTGACCTCGACCGCGCCGAAGAGGTTCTGGTCGGGGCGGGTGAAGAACTCGGCCGTGTCGCGATACTGCTGCCAGTTCGTCGGCGCGGCGAGGTCGTAGCCGTACTTCGCCTTGAAGGCCGCCATCTCGGCGCCGTCCTCGAACAGGTCCGTGCGGATGGTGTTGACGAACATGTCGCCGTCGATCATCACGCCGACGAGCTTGTTCTCGTACATGTTGAGCAGCTGGAACGGCCGGGCGATGTCGGCGAAGCCGAGATCCTCGAGCGTGCCGACCTCTTCGAGCGGCGTCAGAAAGGGGCCGAAATCGCCGGTGAAGTTCGGCCAGAAGTCGAACGCGTCGAAGCGCGCCTCCGTCTGCCGCAGGGCCAGAAGGTTCTGGTCGTACATGTTGCCGAGCGGATAGGAGACGAACTCGACTTCGATGCCGGTCGCCTCGCGGAATTCGGGGGCGAAGGTCTGAAGGATCGGCGTATAGGCGCCGGAATCGAGCCCCACCGTCACCTTGCCGCCCGTGGTCTGGGCCGTGGCGCGCAGGACGCCGGTGAAGGTGCCGAGCGTCGCCGCCGCACCGAAGACCGCCGAGCGCCGCAGCAGCTCGCGGCGTGAGATCAGGCCGGCGGTGTCCATTCCCGAGAGATGGTCGAGGGCGTATTCCTCGATGCCGGAACGCTTGCGCAAACGTATCATGTCTGTCTCCTCCCAGAGCGGATATGCTGTGACGCGCAATCCAGCTCATTGCCTCCCGCAGAGCTGAATTGATATATGATAATAAGTAGGCTAACTCTATAATTGACACATGCCAAGAGAAACATTGCCCTACATGATTGTCGAAGAGCTAAGACAAATGACCGGCCCGATCGGCTTCCGCACGATCGTCGAGACCGTGATCGACGCCATCGCGGCCAAGAAACTCGTTCCCGGTCAGAAGCTTCCGCCGCAGCGGCATCTGGCGCAGGACATCGGCGTCGCTGTCGCGACGGTGGGCCGCGCCTATTCGGCGCTGGAGACGCAAGGCTTCATCACCAGCCATGTCGGTCGCGGCACCTTCATCTCGCTCCATCCGCGCCGCGAGAAGGAGCGCCCCTCCGCCTCGGCGGGTCCGATAGAGCTGGGCGTCTACCGCGCGCCGGTTCCGCAGGTCCGGCCGGGCCTCGCGGCGCTTCTCGCCACCGTCGCCGCCACGCCCAACATCGAGTCGATCCTCGACAGCGCGCCGACGCCGGGCCTCGCCCGTCATCGCGAGATCATAAGCCAATGGATCGGCCGCTCGCAGATTGACGCGGACCCCGACGACATTGTCCTGACCAATGGCGGGCAGCATGCGGTCATGGCCGTCCTGTCCGGGCTGACCGAGAGCGGCGCCCGCATCGCCACCGAGGAGCTGACCGACCCGAGGATGAAGGCGGTCGCCAGCTTCCTCGGCCGCAACCTCGTCGGCGTGGCCTGCGACCAGGACGGGATGCTGCCCGACGACCTCGACCGGCTGTGCCGGGCGCAGAAGATATCGGCGCTCTATTGCACGCCGCGTCATCACAACCCGACCAACGTCACCATGCCGCTCGAGCGCCGCGCCGATCTCGTCGAGGTCGCACGCCGCCATAATCTCACGATCATCGAGAGCGACATCTACGGCAGCATCGCCGAGGACCACGTCACCGCGCTGTGCCAGTTCGCTCCCGAGCGCACCTATCGCGTCTCGAGCCTCGCGCGCATCGCCGGCGCGGGCATGAAGGTCGGCTGGCTGATCGCGCCGCCCGGCAACGCCAAGAACGCCCATATCGGCGTCGCCATGTCGACCGGGGTCGCCAGCCCGTTCATGGCCGAGCTGGCGACGCGGATGATCGTCGACGGCAAGATGGAGGAGATGCTGCGATGGCAGCAGGTCGAGAACAGGCATCGCCTTTCCCAGCTGCGCGGCTTCCCGATCCTCTCCGGTGCGCGGGGCGAGCCGACCAGCGCCCATGTCTGGCTGAACCTGCCCGAGCCGTGGCGCGCCGAGGACTTGGTCGAGGCTGCCGCGCGTGAGCACAACATCAACATCGCCCCCTCGCATACCTTCGTCGTCGGGCGCAGGACGGTGCCGCACGCCATCCGCCTCGTTATCGGCGCGCCGCTGGACCAGGACGAATTGCTGGTCGCCTGCGAGCGGCTCGAACGGCTGCTCTCGATCGGCCCCCGCCCGTCGTCGATCGCCGGCTGACAGAGGATCGGACGGATGGGCGCGTCAAGATGCCCGACCGGCGGGGCGGCGGGCGGCAATCCGCGCCCGGCTGTGCTATCGGTAGGATCATCGCCTTTCGACCGGAGCCGGAGGCCGCGTGAACGCAGGGCCGATCTACAGGATAGAGAGCCTCACCAAGGTCTATCGCAGCAGCGAGGTCGAGGTGCATGCGCTGCGCGGGGTCGATCTCGAGATCGAGGCCGGCGAGTTCATCGTCCTGCTCGGCCCCTCCGGCAGCGGCAAGTCGACGCTGGTCAACATCCTCGGCGGGCTGGACACGGCGAGCGACGGCCATGTCTTCTTCCGCGACGAGGAGATCACCGACCTCAGTGAGGGCGAGCTGACCCGCTACCGGCGCGAGCATGTCGGCTTCGTGTTCCAGTTCTACAACCTCGTGCCGAGCCTGACGGCGCTGGAGAACGTCGCGCTCGTCACCGAGATCGCGCGCGACCCGATGGATGCAGGCGAGGCGCTGGAGCTCGCCGGCTTGGCCGCCGAGCGGCACGACCATTTCCCGGCCCAGCTCTCCGGCGGCGAGCAGCAGCGTGTCGCCATCGCCCGCGCCATCGCCAAGAAGCCGGAAGTGCTGCTGTGCGACGAGCCGACCGGCGCGCTCGATTCCAAGACCGGCATCCGCGTGCTGGAAGCGCTGGCCTCGA
The window above is part of the Aquamicrobium sp. genome. Proteins encoded here:
- a CDS encoding extracellular solute-binding protein, with amino-acid sequence MIRLRKRSGIEEYALDHLSGMDTAGLISRRELLRRSAVFGAAATLGTFTGVLRATAQTTGGKVTVGLDSGAYTPILQTFAPEFREATGIEVEFVSYPLGNMYDQNLLALRQTEARFDAFDFWPNFTGDFGPFLTPLEEVGTLEDLGFADIARPFQLLNMYENKLVGVMIDGDMFVNTIRTDLFEDGAEMAAFKAKYGYDLAAPTNWQQYRDTAEFFTRPDQNLFGAVEVTNFFVYAFFINQVVQLGAERGVRYGELFDEQMKPKLLNEIGIEALTRYKEVTNFMPADLAASMPWDVGRQVFFEGRIAQANWWTDMPKGAADSSISQVSDKIKVARSWGDVTVLPYGRAMGIAANSKNKEGAFRAIAWLQQSANANRWVAETFAQSLMDPWRMSMFNDPASTFPLHAKSGFGDNFAEVSKAALSNPKAYLDISIPGTNRYLGAIIQHTQRAVTGQATPEEALGAMEAEWEETTETYGRDRQIGHYQEYVQRLVAEGYWS
- a CDS encoding PLP-dependent aminotransferase family protein produces the protein MTGPIGFRTIVETVIDAIAAKKLVPGQKLPPQRHLAQDIGVAVATVGRAYSALETQGFITSHVGRGTFISLHPRREKERPSASAGPIELGVYRAPVPQVRPGLAALLATVAATPNIESILDSAPTPGLARHREIISQWIGRSQIDADPDDIVLTNGGQHAVMAVLSGLTESGARIATEELTDPRMKAVASFLGRNLVGVACDQDGMLPDDLDRLCRAQKISALYCTPRHHNPTNVTMPLERRADLVEVARRHNLTIIESDIYGSIAEDHVTALCQFAPERTYRVSSLARIAGAGMKVGWLIAPPGNAKNAHIGVAMSTGVASPFMAELATRMIVDGKMEEMLRWQQVENRHRLSQLRGFPILSGARGEPTSAHVWLNLPEPWRAEDLVEAAAREHNINIAPSHTFVVGRRTVPHAIRLVIGAPLDQDELLVACERLERLLSIGPRPSSIAG
- a CDS encoding ABC transporter ATP-binding protein produces the protein MNAGPIYRIESLTKVYRSSEVEVHALRGVDLEIEAGEFIVLLGPSGSGKSTLVNILGGLDTASDGHVFFRDEEITDLSEGELTRYRREHVGFVFQFYNLVPSLTALENVALVTEIARDPMDAGEALELAGLAAERHDHFPAQLSGGEQQRVAIARAIAKKPEVLLCDEPTGALDSKTGIRVLEALASINREFGTTVLVITHNVAVGGMADRVIHFADGRVARIDRNETRQAPASIAW